From a single Pseudomonas sp. A34-9 genomic region:
- a CDS encoding CcoQ/FixQ family Cbb3-type cytochrome c oxidase assembly chaperone, giving the protein MDIGMIRGLGTVVVMVAFIGLALWVFSPKRKSEFEDATLLPFADDPEAIKHVEQASRSNKE; this is encoded by the coding sequence GGATGATTCGTGGCCTGGGCACCGTTGTTGTGATGGTGGCCTTCATCGGTCTGGCGTTGTGGGTGTTCAGCCCCAAGCGCAAGTCGGAGTTTGAAGACGCGACCTTGTTGCCTTTTGCGGATGATCCCGAAGCCATCAAGCACGTCGAGCAAGCTTCTAGGAGTAACAAAGAATGA